One Candidatus Regiella endosymbiont of Tuberolachnus salignus genomic window, AATCGGGGAAGCCCTTATAGTACGTTTTCGTTCCATTGGACAGTGAATCCCTGCTTTGCCTTCTCTTTACTTGCTCTGAGGGCAGAGTATTCAGAAAATTTTCTTATTCTTGCTTTTTTAGCCATCGAATACCAGTCTATGCCGGATCCTTCTCTTTTTTGTTCAATCAATTCTTGCGGAAATCAAAAACGCATCAAGGCTGCGTCCGGCTTTCAGGGCTTCTTCAATAAGCTTTGGCTGGCGCCCTTGCCCTGTCTATGTTTTTGTTTCACCATTCTCGACAAATTCGTATTTGGCGGGAGCTGCTAGTTTTTTTCTGCGCTTCTTGTTGATTGTTACCGCTGAGCCTAACAGATCTTCAGCGGTGAAACCTTCTTTTTCGATAAGCTGCAAAAGCTTCTGGCGTTTTTCCTCTCGCGCCGCACGTTCTGCCGCTTCTTTTTCTGCATCGGCGCGGCTCTCTTCAATCACTGCGCCCAGCTTTAGTAGCACGATAGAGCCACCGACCCAACGCGATCAGCACCTGGAAATGATCCAGAACAAGGGGCGACTCGCCTGGCAAACAGCCCTAAACTACGGTCAACGAGTCTTGGTTGAGACCATGATGGGGTGTTACAAAACACTGATTGAACCTCGTCTTCGGGCTCGCGGATTGGCTGCACAGAAGACGGAAGCATCGATAGGTGTTGCCGTTCTTAATCGGCTTTTGGCCGCAGCAAGCACTCATTCCGCCTGTAAGGAAGTGACAGAGTCATAACCCCTTGGGGGAAGTAACAACCTTCACACCTCTATGCACCAACGCCCCCTTTATCAACAAATTCGAGTCACGACCTACATTTTCTATCAGTTTTAGGCATCACAGCCAAGAACGTTAAGCACATGGGAAAAGACTTGCTCATCACGGATCAAAGCGTTATGCCCCAAATTTTCATCATGAATGACGATGTTGTTTGCTCCAGTCAACTTGGTACTAGATGGTACTAGATATTGAAACAACTTTGTCTGAAGAATTACTAGAACTACTCCCTAACATATCAAAAAATGATGGATCATCTCCGGTTGAGCTAATTGTTGTGTATTTTGTTGGCTCGGGGGTTTCTGTTCCTTCGTTGAGCTTTCTTATTACATAGGAACTCGATTGCATATCGGCGCCTCCTTGGTCGGAAGTGAATAAGTTATTAATCGTTAAACCGATCCCTCTTATGCTATCTAAACCGTGGTTGGAGCCAGCTATAGATATCCAATTACGTACCTTTGTTGAACCTCCCCCAAATTTGATAAACTACCTTGTTGGCAAGCTACCAAACGAATGAGCTACAATATCAACTTTGCTCGCTCCCGTTGTCAGCGCTAATGATAAAAGACCGTAAATTGCTAATTTAATTTGTCCACTCAAGCCAGAATGCAGTTTCCTTTGTGGTGACAAAGCCATGAGGGAAATAAGCATGCTAAGAAGAGAGGACCACTACATGATAAAACAACGCCATCAACAGGGGGCATTTATTGTTGATATTGCCCATCAGATAGGGTGTTCAGAAAAGACGGTGAGACGGCACATTAGCTATCCTGCGCCGCCAACAGCAAAATGCGGTAAAAAACAGGTTGCTAAACTCGAGCCCTTTAAAGACTACATCGATTCAAGGTTGAGTGAACAGGTTTGGAATGCGGCGGTTATTTTTGAGGAAATCCGTGAAAAAGGCTACCGCGGCGGGAGTGCGATGCTCCGACGTTATATTCATCCGAAGCGTCCACTCAGGGCCTCGAAAAACACGGTACGCTTTGAAACCCTCCCCGGTTATCAACTTCAACACGATTGGGGAGAAATCATCGTTGAGGTGGCAGGCTCTGCCTGTACGGTTAATTTTGCCGTTAATACGCTCGGTTTTTCGCGTCGCTTTCATGTCTTTGCTGCCCCTAAGCAAGATGCTGAGCACACGTATGAATCGCTGGTTCGCAGCTTCAATTACTTCGGTGGCAGCGTAAAAAATGTCTTGGTAGATAACCAAAAAGCCGCTGTTATCAAACATGGACAAAATGGCCACATCGAGTTCAATGCAGGCTTCCTGCAACTGGCTAATCACTATGGGTTTAGTCCTCGCGCCTGTAAGCCCTATCGACCGCAAACGAAAGGCAAAACCGAACGGATGGTGGGCTATGTTAAACACAATTTTTTCACTCGCTACCGTCAGTTTGAGAGTTTCGCTCATGTTAATCAACTGCTAGCGATGTGGCTGGCGAAAGTGGCAGACCAGCGTCATCTTCGTCAATTCAAGCAGACACCGGAAAATCGTTTTGCTGAGGAAAAAATAGCTTTGATGCCACTCCCTGCGACTGATTTCGATACCAGCTACTTCGACCTACGACAAGTGGCATGGGACAGCTATATCGATGTCAGAGGTAATCGCTATGGCACTGTTAACAAAGTGTATTCATTTAACTTATTGAAATTATTATAATTTAAATGCATTCAAAGTAAACGGTTCCTCTTTAAAAAAAACAGATGAATCGATTTTTTATGGCAGCGATCGGCGAATTCTCTCAATGATGAAGCCGATCACAAAAAGTATTATTTTTATCTCATCATTATTTTATGCGTCCTAAATATTTTTATAAATTCTTTTTTATTCAATAATTTAACTTTGTTAACAGTGCCATAGCGTGCCTTCATTCTGGTGTGGTCGTGCGGTTAATATTCGTATCGGTTTAGATAATACGCTACGTATTTACGGCGATGAGCAACTGCTCGCGACGCATCTCTTGCAGGAGGTAACGCAGGGCTGGCAAAAGGTGCCAGAACATCATCAAGCCCTTTGGCAACAGGTCAATCGAGTAGCGTCTCGTTCGCTCAGTGTGTATGAGGAGCTACTCTGATGGAAATGGAAAACTTGTTGATACGGTTAAAAATGGATTACCTGGGCGATGCGTTGGAGAGTTTATGTGAAGAAGCCACCAAGAAAGCACTGAACTACCGTGAATTTCTCCAGCAGGCATTAGCCCAGGAATGGAACGGGCGTCACCAAAAAGGCTTGGAATCGCGGTTAAAACAAGCACGTTTGCCGTGGATAAAAACCTTGGAGCAATTTGACTTTACTTTCCAACCAAGTATAGACAGGAAAATTATCCGCGAGCTGGCGGGGCTGAGGTTTGTCGAACATCATGAAAACGTCATTTTGTTAGGCCCACCTGGGGTAGGGAAAACGCATTTGGCGATAGCGCTGGCTGTCAAGGCAGCTACAGCTGGGCATCGGGTATTGTTTATGCCTCTGGATAGACTCTGCTGTACCTTAATGAAGGCAAAGCAAGAAAACCGTCTGGAACGCCAACTTCAGCAACTGTGCTATGCCAGGGTATTAATACTGGATGAAATCGGGTATTTACCGATGAATCGCGAAGAAGCTAGCCTATTTTTCAGGTTATTGAGCCGTCGTTATGAAAAGGCGAGCATCATTCTCACATCAAATAAAAGTTTTACTGATTGGGGGGACGTATTCGGTGATCACATTTTAGCAACTGCGATTTTAGACAGGCTTTTACATCATTCAACCACATTGAATATTAAAGGAGAAAGCTACCGACTCAAAAATAAACGCAAAGCAGGCATGTTGCCTATAAAAACGACTGATATTATCCAGGCGCCTGGAATAGAAACCCAACAGGAAAATTAGCAAAAACTGGACATTTTAAAGTAGCAAAAAGTGGTCAATCTAAAGTAGCGTTGACACCGTTTCGTTCAACACACTATTGATATAATTATCGAAAAGCGGGCTAAGCTGTTCATTGATAGATTTATGAGTATCATTACGATAATCCCAGGCAAATAAATGAGAATTTTGGTACCCAGCTTGATAGAGCTCCAGACACCAGGGTCTGCACCACCCCATGTACGAAAACAACAGGAATTGAATTACAATTATAAGCCATCTTAGACCTCCGCAAGAAAATAAATTAAAATAAAGTCAGTGTATAAATAAAGATTAGATTTTTTCATCTGACAAACCTATCAGATGTGGGCTGCATAACATCAGATAATAAGGGTATTGGGTGAGCTTCTTGATGGTAATATGCATGCCGCAGGCAATCGAAATGAATCTCCGTTGTTGCGTAAAACATTACTGTCAACGCTACTTTTTTTTATCTTAGCACTGACATTACCGATATTATCAGGCATTGCACAGGGTGTAGTGGTCAAGTAAAATTGGCCAGTATCTTGTGTTTCTCCCAGTACAGCCGCTCGGATTCATTTGGTGTTAATCCGCCGTTGTATTGATGAGGGCGAGTTTGACTGTAGTAGCCGATGAGATAATCAATAAGATCTCGTTTTGCTTCTTGCCCAGTTGGATAGCCTGCTTTGGGTACCCATTCGGTTTTGAGGCTTCTGAATAGGCGCTCCATAGGAGCGTTGTCCCAACAATTCCCTTTGCGGCTTAGACTTTGGGTCATACGGTAGGGTCGAACAATGGCGCGGTGATCAAATCACGATATTATCTTGATTGCTCCCGTTTCCATCGCCCGCCTCGTCAAACGCAGCATGCGGTTTTCCCGCACTACGCTTACCTGACAATTTCATACCAAAGCTTATGTGACCTATCTAGCTGGCGACACTTTCAGTACTGGGTAATATCTAATCTTATAGTCTGAATATAAACCTAATTTTTGATAAAACCCTTCCTTACTCCATCTCCCCCAGCCGAAGCCTTGCCGTCGACGCGCCTTCATTAAATGACGCCTCGCTTTCTTTTCTACCCAATCTTTAACGTAGGTAAAACATCGACTTGAATTACCGATCCTATAATAATTCACCCAGCCTCTGAGTATCGGATTGATGAGATAAATGACCCGATCAATCGGTTGAGACTGATGGCGTCTGAACACCGCTTTTAATTTCTGTAAAAGCCGTGTTCTCGCGTCCATCTTCGGTGTTTTCATGACGCCCCATTTCCCTTGCTTTGTTTTCGTTCTTCTAAAAACAAAACCTAGAAAACTGAAGGAGTCATCTTGCTTCAGCTCAACTTGTCGTGTCTTTTCTAAATTAAGTGTTACTCCCAACTTCATGAGTTCTTCTTTCAGTCGTTTGTAGACACCCACTGCCAGCCAATCCCATTTTCTATGGCTGTCGATCATTATGATAAGATCATCCGCCCATCTCGCGTATTCAATATGCTGATATCCATCCGTACCTGTTACCGCCTTTGCTCGTTCAAGCATCTTGTCTACCTCATTGAGATAGATATTGCTCAGTAGTGGCGACAACGGACCGCCTTGAGGTACCCCACATTTCCCACCTGCTTTCAGTATCAGCTTGAGTAGCCGCATGACTTCTTTGTCATTCACGCGCGTTGCTATTTTGCTTAACAAAATATCGTGGCGCACGGTGTCAAAATACGATTTGAGATCGACATCGATGACTCGCGTCATATTCTTGATAGTTGCTACTGTTACCTGTTCTACTGCTTCAGCAGCCGTTCGCTTGGGGCGATAACCAAAAGAGCCCGGCTGGAAATCTGCCTCGAATATCGCTTCTAGAATGAGTTTGACTGCACCTTGCACTACGCGGTCTCGAATAGTGGGAATACTTAACATCCTGGATTGCCCTCCAGCTTTCGGTATCGCCCGTTTCCGATTCCTCAATGGGTAGTAGGTCTTGGAGAGTAAATCCTTCCTGATGGATTCAAGAAAGTTGTCTACCCCTGTGGACTCAATTTCTTCAAAGGTCACACCATCTACTCCTGGTGCCCCCTTGTTTTCTTTCGCCAGCTTATAGGATGTGCGCAACGTTTCCATCTTACCAACATGAACATAAATACCCCAAAATCGCCAAGACTTATCAGCCTTCGCTTTGATGTATATCTTCCTTCTTGTATATTGAAATTGCCTGTTAATTCTGATCACCTTAATAGGTGGATAGAGGGGTCGTTCTTCCGAATAAGGTGATGAAGCACCGTACCTGAGTCATGACCCTCTATCCTATTTTGATATAGGCCGGTTCCGAACAGATGTCATGAGGGTTTAAGACGCCTCGAATTACAAGTAGGGAAAAAGTCTATTATTTTTTCAATTCGATTATACAAAAGGAAAGGGCAACATGGGAGAGTATATTGGTATTGATGTTGGAAAAGCCACGCTTGATGTGTGTTTTTCAGATAAAGTCACTCCCCTTTCAAACTCGGCTTCATTAATAAAAAAATGGGTGCAAGAAATCAAAAAAAATAGGAACGTTGAACGGGTTCTCTGTGAAGCCACCGGGGGGTATGAAAGAACCCTTGTCAAAGCACTGCGCGCCCAACAGGTACCCGTATTTGTTGAGCATGCCAATAAAATTCGCGCTTTTGCTAAAAGTAAGGGCCTGCTGGCTAAAACGGATAGAATCGATGCTCAGCTTATTAAAGATTATGCCAGCACAATGAAACCACATCCTAAACAGAATCAATTATCTGAAATTGCTGAAAAAGTAAGCGATTTACTGAAACGACGTCATCAATTACTGGATGACAAAATGCGTGAAACCTCTCGCGGTGTTTGTCAATGTAGTTGTCGCTTGAAACTGTTTTATGCAGCACTTACTTCCGGATTCAGCATCACTTCATGAATAAAATTCCAGTTACGACAGCCTTTGCTCCAACGTTCGGGTTTTTTAGCTCGAGCTAATTCATAGATGGCTTTCCGTTTAGCTAATATTTCTTTATCTGCCTCCCTATGACGTTCATCTGGAGTAACGTACTTGATACCACTGTGTTTATGTTCAAGGTTGTACCCGTTCACAAACTGAGCTACCCAGGCTCTGGCATCATTGAGTAAAGTAAACCCCTCGGCTGGCCACTGGGGACAATATTTCACCGTTCGAAACAAGGATTCGGAATAAGGGTTATCATTGCTGACTCGTGGGCGAGAATATGAACTGATTCCCCCCAGATCGTACATTTTCGCCAACAGGGTATAACTACGCATGGGGCCACCATTATCTGAATGAAGAATGATTTTTTTGCCCGCGCATTTTTCTTTCCAGATGCATCGTTGCAGTAGCTCTGCAGCCTGTTCGCCGGATTCTTGTTCAAAAACGTCTGCCCCCACAATTTTCCGACTGAAAATGTCCATCATCATGTAGAGGTAAAGATGCCGACCTTTTATAGGTGTTGGCAAATAACTACTATCCCAGGACCATACCTGATTCGGTGCTGTCGTTTTTTGTGCGCCTGGACGTTTATAACTTCTCTCTCGACGTCTAGGTGTTAACAGTTTGTTCGCTTTGAGCACGCGATAAAACGTAGACTCAGAGGCGATATAAATTCCCCTATCAGCCAGCGTCGGAACGATGACATTCGGAGGGAAACTTGAAAACTCTGGTGAGTTACAGATTTCCATGATCCGCTGTCGTTCAGCATCAGACAATTTGTTGCTGGGGGCATTGCGAACGGCCGTTGACCGTTTGTCGGCCAGGGGAGCGTTGTGACAATTGTTGCGCCAGCGTTGCAGTGTTCTGACTGAAATCCCAATGACCTGGCAGGCTTGCGCCTTACGAGCCCCCTGTTTCATCGCATTCCTAAGCATATCAACTATATTAAGCCGCTCCGGGAGAGGTATTAGACGTCCTCGCTGTTGTCCCAGAGGGCATTGAACTTTTCCCTTAATACCAGTAGCGCTGCGGTTTCCGCCAGCGCCTTTTCTTTTCTGGTGAGTTCTTTTTCAAGTTCACGGATCTTTTGTCTGTATTCTTTGACGACTTTATCAACTTTATGATTATTCAAGGCTTTCGGCTCATGAGCCCGGAGCGAAGCCGTTCGCCATTCCTTTACCTGTTCAACAAACAATCCTTTGTGCCGACAGTATTCGGCCAGCTCAATTTCAGACATCACTGCGCTTTCAATGACCACCGCAAAACGCTGTTCGGGCGACCAACCTTCGTTATTCTTTAAAAACTGCTCATCTTCACATAACAGGCCATCACTCATTAACTCGTTTCTCCATCTTGAAACAACCGAAGGGCTCACGTCTAGCTTCTTCGCTATTTGCCGGTGAGACCAATTATACGGAGGTTGAAGCCAGAGCAACCCTTGTTGCTTGATATTGATAGGCACGGGGTTTGCCGGCATGGTGTTCTCCTTAATATTAACAGGCGACAACTATGCTGACACAGGGGGTTATTCGGTGATCTTCTTGATGATAATATGCAAATGCCCCCACAGAGCGCTTTTTCCGCAGTCTGAAATATGAATATTTGCACTACGAAGTGCTGAAGGGTCACCATGATGCCAAGCTAAGTGTGTTGGACTATTTGGCTTATTACAATAGTAAACGTCCCCACAGTGTACTGGGATATCTTTCTCCCATGGAGTTTGAGCGAATACCATTAATCAAGGTGTCTTAAAAAAGTGTCCGATTTTACTTGACCACTACATCTGCTGTTGGTGCAACAAAATCGCTGAAGACGAAAGCATAGTATCAGGGTCTTTCCTCCACAGGGTAAATGCTGAAGTCGTCGGTGAGTAAAGCCCTAACGACAGCGGCTTTTCATATTGCATTGGGGGACAATACGCAGAATGTTTGCGATGTTGAAGCAACAGTTCAACTCGCCGAGCACTGAAAGAATAATCGGCGATCCCCCACTTTCGAGGGAGAGCGAGTAATTTTTTGAGCATGATCATTTTCAATAGATAAAAAGTCAGAAAATGATTTATATCTCAGTTAGCTACGGCGTTCAGCACCAACATTATTTGCGGAAGAGCCCAATCTAAAGTAGCGTTGACAAAAACAGTTTCAGGCGACAACTACATTGACAAACACCGATCCGGAAGTCAGAAATGCTGGCCGCGAAAAAAAGTAAAAAATACTGATGCGATCCGCAAAAAGTTTGTTAATGTGATAAATAAACGCGATTGCGTAGGTGGATGATCCCGGGCACCCCCGCGATCATCTCCCCCCGCAGCGTATGACCTGTACTGAAATTCCCTTCGTCACAGAAAAAACGCGTCATACCGGTCGACGCTCAAAAAATCGCTTGAGGTGCCCCGCCGCACGCCCGCGGGCGGTTCTCGTCATATCCATCCAACGTATTATGGCACCGCGCTCCGCCTTCAGCGAGGGATACCGATAGAGAGGAAATGTAATCATGATGGCACCTTATCCGCTAAAAATAAGCGTTTTTAAATGCCAAAGGGGGATCGATGAACCTGACCTTTAGTTGGCGAACCCTGGTGGGAACGCTGTTACTTATTACCCTGATCACCCTCGCGATGACGATCCAATCTCAGTACCAGGAAAACCGGCAACTGAAACGATCTAATCAAGCACTGCGCATTGAAAGGGACGCCGCGTGGGCGCAGGTGACTCACTATGAAAAGATTGTTGAGGTTTTTAATAAAATAGTCGGAGCGACACAGGATGCACACCAAAAGGCCGTTCGGGATTCTTCCCCTCGCATTATCACGATACGGAAGATTATTACGTCGGCGCATTGTGCACATTTGCCTGTGCCTGCTGCCGCTGTTAACCGGTTGCGTGCCCACGCAGACCAAATACCTGCCCGCCCCGCGCGTGCTCATCCCCGCCACGTTGCTGGGTGACTGTCAGGTGCCGGTCATCCCTGAGCACATGACGTGGGGCGATAGTGTGCTACTGAATGAGCAACTGCTGCTGGCTCTGGAGCAGTGCAATCAAGATAAGGCGGCGTTAAGGCAGATTGAGACAATGAACAATCCCCGACACACTGCTAAATGAGGTAAAAACAGGGCGATTGATGGAATAGAGATATACCGTGCACCGATGGCTAATGCTTAAAGCGAGTTTATTTAAAAACCCGTGATTCTTCCGCCGGATATTACCAGTATTAAGTATTCCAACGTGAACGACTCGACCCAACAAACGGCTACGCCGCTATGGATTGAGCTTCTGCAACCCGTGGGCGCATTCTAAAACAAGTACATTGACTCGCTTGGGCAGGTACACGCAGCCCTTATCAGCTAAACCTTTTACAAAGTCATCACCGATTTCTTTCCGCAGGATATTGATTGCCCCATTCACATCCGCGTTTAGCAAGCGTCCGTTTGATGTCACGTATAATCCGCGTTACGTTTACCTGAAAATACCTTTTCCCCAATATCGCCGTAATTTGGTATAGCGTCACAATCCAAAGCGCTCGCTTTGCTGGTGTAACTTTCCTCTCTTACAATCACAGTGAGCCCGGTTTCATCGGCTTTATATTGAATCATCTCGATAAGCCTGGCATGAGGAATGCTGACAAATTTTTGGTTATTCAGCTTGCCGATGTTAATGGATTTTTTCCATTCGAAGTTGTGACCAATAACAAGGGTTCCTGCGTCGGCCATCAAAGCGTAATTGATAATGAAACGACTCACCTTGTGGAGATAATCATTTATCCAGCATAATCGTTTAACTGATTTAATCATCTTCCCGTTAACCAGAACAAAAGGTTCGGTTGCAGCTTTATATTCGGCCTTATTGCAGCAAATAGCACTGCTGCGGGTTCCGATGAAATCCGCTGACTCACACCTCATTTCCTCAACGAGCTTTAAGCTCAGGACCTTATTCAGATACCGTCCTTGCCAGTTTGTTAGCCATTGCTACGATTGCCACGCTGGTTGGCCGGCGTTTTTTTAACTCCGTTATCCACTGCCCCGGTTCTTTTGCCAGTAACGCCGCTGCGCGGGCACCATGGATAAATAGCGTTCGCAGATAGGTATCCCCTCGTTTGCTTATCCCCAGTAACCGGATTTTTCCACCCGTTCCGGTCTGTTTCGGTACCAGGCCTACATAGGCTGCGAACTCACGTCCTGATTTAAAGGCAGAAGCCTCGCCCATCGTGGCCATGGCTGCGGTAGCAATAATAGACCCCACACCAGGGATTTCTAGCAACCTTTTACAGCTTTCATTCTGTTTTGCCAAAGCAACCAGTTGCTTTTCAATACCCTCGATTTGAGCATCCAGATCACCCAGTCGCTGGTGTTGTTCTTCCAGCATAGCGATAAGGAAGGGCGGCAGTCGTGCCTTCAAGCGCTCCAGCGCCCATGGCAGAGATTTATCCAGTGAAGCCCGGCCTTTACTTATTGTTTCGCTGAACTCCAGCAACATGCCATGCAAGGCATTAATCTGTGCAGTTCTAAATTTTACTCATTGGCGGCGTATTCTGTGCAGCACCAGTACTGACTGCTGTTCTTCGGTTTTTACTGCAATGGCCTTGCCGGGTTGTTGCACTGCCATCCATATAGCACGGGTATCCATCACATCATTCTTATTACCCATCAGAAAGGCTTTTACAAAACGAGGCTGAAGCAGGCGAACTTTATGCCCCTGTTTTTCCAGTTCACGAGCCCAGTGCTGAGAACCACCACACGCTTCCATCCCTATCAGGCAGTGCGCCCGGTTACTGAAAAACGCTAAAAAGGCATGACGACGGAGCTGCTTGTCAACTACCTCACCACTGTGCTCGTCGATAAAGTGGATCTGAATCACATGTTTTGCGATATCTACGCCAACCGGTGTATATTTCATTTTGTGGGTCCTCCAGTTTTTGGAAGCACTAGGCATCCCGTATGGGCACAATGATGCCGAAAATCTGTGAGGATCCACACCTTACTTTTCAGTCTCGAGCCCTTGATTAAGTGGTTGGGATGCGTTCATTACATTTACTCATTTTAGTGTTGAGAATCAACGTGGTTATTAGATCTCATTATTACTATGTCTATAAGATGAACTACCACTTAGTGTTAGTTACAAAATACCGAAATAAGTGCTTCACGGGTGAGTTACTGGAGGAAATATTCAGGGAACAGTGCAAAAAGTGATATGTCAGTGTTTTAGAGTTTGGTGGCAAAGCTGACCACGTTCACCTTATCAGGACT contains:
- the istB gene encoding IS21-like element helper ATPase IstB; the encoded protein is MMEMENLLIRLKMDYLGDALESLCEEATKKALNYREFLQQALAQEWNGRHQKGLESRLKQARLPWIKTLEQFDFTFQPSIDRKIIRELAGLRFVEHHENVILLGPPGVGKTHLAIALAVKAATAGHRVLFMPLDRLCCTLMKAKQENRLERQLQQLCYARVLILDEIGYLPMNREEASLFFRLLSRRYEKASIILTSNKSFTDWGDVFGDHILATAILDRLLHHSTTLNIKGESYRLKNKRKAGMLPIKTTDIIQAPGIETQQEN
- the ltrA gene encoding group II intron reverse transcriptase/maturase, whose protein sequence is MRTSYKLAKENKGAPGVDGVTFEEIESTGVDNFLESIRKDLLSKTYYPLRNRKRAIPKAGGQSRMLSIPTIRDRVVQGAVKLILEAIFEADFQPGSFGYRPKRTAAEAVEQVTVATIKNMTRVIDVDLKSYFDTVRHDILLSKIATRVNDKEVMRLLKLILKAGGKCGVPQGGPLSPLLSNIYLNEVDKMLERAKAVTGTDGYQHIEYARWADDLIIMIDSHRKWDWLAVGVYKRLKEELMKLGVTLNLEKTRQVELKQDDSFSFLGFVFRRTKTKQGKWGVMKTPKMDARTRLLQKLKAVFRRHQSQPIDRVIYLINPILRGWVNYYRIGNSSRCFTYVKDWVEKKARRHLMKARRRQGFGWGRWSKEGFYQKLGLYSDYKIRYYPVLKVSPAR
- a CDS encoding IS110 family transposase, which gives rise to MGEYIGIDVGKATLDVCFSDKVTPLSNSASLIKKWVQEIKKNRNVERVLCEATGGYERTLVKALRAQQVPVFVEHANKIRAFAKSKGLLAKTDRIDAQLIKDYASTMKPHPKQNQLSEIAEKVSDLLKRRHQLLDDKMRETSRGVCQCSCRLKLFYAALTSGFSITS
- a CDS encoding IS3 family transposase (programmed frameshift), whose product is MPANPVPINIKQQGLLWLQPPYNWSHRQIAKKLDVSPSVVSRWRNELMSDGLLCEDEQFLKNNEGWSPEQRFAVVIESAVMSEIELAEYCRHKGLFVEQVKEWRTASLRAHEPKALNNHKVDKVVKEYRQKIRELEKELTRKEKALAETAALLVLREKFQCPLGQQRGRLIPLPERLNIVDMLRNAMKQGARKAQACQVIGISVRTLQRWRNNCHNAPLADKRSTAVRNAPSNKLSDAERQRIMEICNSPEFSSFPPNVIVPTLADRGIYIASESTFYRVLKANKLLTPRRRERSYKRPGAQKTTAPNQVWSWDSSYLPTPIKGRHLYLYMMMDIFSRKIVGADVFEQESGEQAAELLQRCIWKEKCAGKKIILHSDNGGPMRSYTLLAKMYDLGGISSYSRPRVSNDNPYSESLFRTVKYCPQWPAEGFTLLNDARAWVAQFVNGYNLEHKHSGIKYVTPDERHREADKEILAKRKAIYELARAKKPERWSKGCRNWNFIHEVMLNPEVSAA
- the lysC gene encoding Rz1-like lysis system protein LysC: MLIPATLLGDCQVPVIPEHMTWGDSVLLNEQLLLALEQCNQDKAALRQIETMNNPRHTAK
- a CDS encoding IS200/IS605 family accessory protein TnpB-related protein, with translation MRCESADFIGTRSSAICCNKAEYKAATEPFVLVNGKMIKSVKRLCWINDYLHKVSRFIINYALMADAGTLVIGHNFEWKKSINIGKLNNQKFVSIPHARLIEMIQYKADETGLTVIVREESYTSKASALDCDAIPNYGDIGEKVFSGKRNADYT
- a CDS encoding transposase yields the protein MNYHLVLVTKYRNKCFTGELLEEIFREQCKK